In Nicotiana tabacum cultivar K326 chromosome 2, ASM71507v2, whole genome shotgun sequence, the following proteins share a genomic window:
- the LOC142166874 gene encoding uncharacterized protein LOC142166874 has product MEPWQDINKLEEYRRKLGIHSAFADMNVYAKCDAIERIELWDSMYHLTSDMESPWLVGGYFNIILSEEEKYGRRPVYPSEVEDFAHCVDTCALFLANQQFQDLLSALEVEHLIKYGSDHALILLSCNINSVQENWLTHSVGNPFIMFQNKLKNVKKALADWSKETFGYIFKQIAALEDVIKVHEVEFELNPTTQNKAKLHKVEADLTRLYHLEEEFWRQKDGLQWFKYGDRNTNLIHAHVKGKRKRLQVSKILDNNGNWIETWAEMARKAVDLFQAQFTKERIPTNFDIIQNIPRMIFDDQNERLWEEPTMVEVKATMFGLNGNNASGPDGFTRHFYQAC; this is encoded by the exons ATGGAACCTTGGCAAGATATCAATAAGCTGGAGGAATATAGAAGAAAGCTAGGGATTCATTCTGCCTTTGCAGACATGAATG TGTATGCTAAATGTGATGCTATAGAGAGGATTGaattgtgggattctatgtatcattTAACCTCAGATATGGAATCACCATGGCTTGTAGGGGGTTATTTCAATATTATCTTATCTGAAGAAGAGAAGTATGGTAGACGTCCAGTATACCCAAGTGAAGTAGAAGACTTTGCGCACTGTGTTGATACATGTGCATT ATTCTTGGCTAATCAACAATTTCAGGATCTACTCTCAGCACTGGAAGTTGAGCATTTGATTAAATATGGTTCTGATCATGCCCTTATCTTGTTATCTTGTAACATTAACAGTGTCCAG GAGAATTGGTTAACTCATAGTGTGGGGAATCCATTTATTATGTTTCAAAACAAGCTAAAGAATGTAAAGAAAGCTCTGGCAGATTGGAGCAAAGAGACTTTTGGATACATATTTAAACAAATTGCAGCACTAGAGGATGTCATTAAGGTGCATGAGGTGGAGTTTGAACTAAATCCAACAACTCAAAATAAAGCTAAGCTGCATAAGGTTGAGGCTGATCTTACAAGGTTATATCACTTAGAAGAAGAATTTTGGAGGCAAAAGGATGGTTTGCAGTGGTTCAAGTATGGGGATAGAAACACAAATTTAATTCATGCTCATGTCaaaggcaaaagaaaaaggtTGCAGGTATCCAAAATATTGGATAACAATGGTAATTGGATTGAAACATGGGCTGAAATGGCTAGGAAGGCAGTGGACCTTTTTCAAGCTCAATTCACAAAAGAAAGAATTCCAACAAACTTTGATATAATACAAAATATTCCTAGAATGATTTTTGATGATCAAAATGAGAGGCTGTGGGAAGAACCAACAATGGTGGAGGTCAAGGCAACAATGTTTGGATTGAATGGTAACAATGCTAGTGGTCCAGATGGATTCACTAGACATTTTTATCAGGCTTGCTAG